The bacterium genome window below encodes:
- a CDS encoding flagellar assembly protein FliW, with the protein MGLKIKSKPFGEIEIENPVVIEFKESIIGFEFHKKYVILDADTESAFKWLQSISDPNLAFIVIPPEAFYFNYKLEVSLQDLKSIGLDDPQEVTCLVIVVVPEDPSQMSANLQAPIVINPKNYLAKQMLSLNPQYTVRHKILDELQHSLLQKEKAVNQK; encoded by the coding sequence GTGGGTTTAAAGATAAAGAGTAAGCCTTTTGGAGAAATAGAAATTGAAAACCCAGTAGTTATTGAGTTTAAAGAAAGTATCATTGGCTTTGAATTTCATAAAAAGTATGTCATTTTAGACGCTGACACCGAGAGTGCTTTTAAGTGGCTCCAATCTATTTCTGATCCTAATTTAGCCTTTATTGTCATCCCTCCAGAGGCCTTTTATTTTAACTATAAATTAGAAGTTAGCCTGCAAGATTTAAAATCTATTGGCCTCGATGACCCTCAAGAAGTTACTTGTTTGGTTATTGTCGTAGTCCCGGAAGATCCTTCGCAAATGAGCGCTAATCTTCAGGCCCCTATTGTTATTAATCCTAAAAATTACTTAGCTAAACAGATGCTCTCTCTTAATCCTCAATACACCGTAAGGCATAAAATTCTTGATGAACTTCAACATAGTCTTTTGCAAAAAGAAAAAGCCGTTAATCAAAAATAA